CGAAAGCGTGCCAGTGTATCACTGACGTCACTTTCCAGTGTCTCAGATCCTGCCGTAGCTCTGGTGGATAGTTCAGGGGCAGGGGGCGCAGAGGTGGAGACGGCAATATGGACGCTGCAAatactactacaagtagtagtAGAGACGTTGGAAAGAATGCTGGGCGCGTGTTGCCTGTATACGGGGAGCCGAAATGACAAGACGGCGGAGGAAATTAATAAATCTGGCGTATGACAGGTACAGTGTAGAGTACGATCGGAGGACAAGAGTTGACTCACATCCTGAACGGCCTGCTGCATCTTGGGCTTGGTGCAGGCTGTTACAGTAAGGTACCCGAAGGGCAGCCGGTGTGGGGACGAAACCGCCTTAATTGTTACCAGAGACTTTATGGTGTCAAAAGCAAATACAGGAGTAGGTGATGTGCACCCCAGGCGCTAATTGCGGATACTGGGATGTATCCGGATGTATCCCCTATATTGTTACATATCCCGTACctattgtactgtattatGTTTTCCAGGGGTGCAGTGTAACATTGGCCCACCGTGACTGGTAATTTCACACGCGGCCGTTTCCAATCTCGTTTAATATCCACTTTTGGCCATTTGCGCACAGTAATTAGAAGTTTTCCAGATCGCTGCTTGTCTTTGTGAAAAATACAAAACGAAAGGCACAGGtaagagtacaagtacggtacTTGGTGCTTGTTACCGGTACTTCTATTAGTGTGAGGATAGTTAATCAGAATATCAGTGGTTCTCTCTCTTTACAAACCGTACAGAGCCTGTCCAGCGTCTTAGTTGGTCCGTTGAGGAGTGTATTGTAACTGGTCCAAGTGGTGTGTAACAAATCAAGGAGTGTGTATTCTGGAACAGAAACAAGATGAATCCCCCACACTACACCTCTCGCCCGTTCCCGGCATGGCAAAAAACCACAACGGTTCTGCTAACTCCCCATTCCCCTGAACATTATCTTTTATTAGTCTTTCGGTGTGCATTAAATTGCATGTTGTGCTGAATTTCAATGTTCAAAAAAGCGACGACAAATAGGGGATGATTGAGATGACTACAGggaggtggttggtgtATAATAAGGGAGTGAAGGCGACTATGAGTGTCCTTGAGAGAAATATGACAATTTTTATCGCGGCAGTATACATAAACGCGTTTGCCTTCTCCCCTTGACTCTCCTACCGACTTGGAACCAACCAACTCTTCACCTCACGGCCCGCACGCGAAGCACAACCTTCGTGTTTTTAACGGGAGTTTAAAAGGATAAAAAATATAGCCAAACGGAGAAGAGGTCTGTCTATAGCTCTCCTCAGCCCCTAAACTTGTATAGCCCAAAGGCACACTGCCCACTCGTCCAACGGCGACTAGTGAGTCGATGGGCAACAAACCACAGGCCTGTCAACACAATCTATATGCTCCACACCCCCATCTCTCCTGATCTGCATCTGATCTGAAAAGTACTGCCGTTGTCACTCGCACTTGGGAGACTATCCGTAGAACAAGGCCGCGAACAAACGGCGGACAAGCAAGCTGTGGCTGGTCACACTGGGGCGACTCTTCTTTTTTACTCACCTAACCAACGTGCATACAGCCCCAGTAGGCGAAATTGCCATATCGGGACCCTGTGTACAAATACTAC
This genomic interval from Yarrowia lipolytica chromosome 1E, complete sequence contains the following:
- a CDS encoding uncharacterized protein (Compare to YALI0E25828g, no similarity possibly noncoding), whose amino-acid sequence is MQQAVQDVSQLLSSDRTLHCTCHTPDLLISSAVLSFRLPVYRQHAPSILSNVSTTTCSSICSVHIAVSTSAPPAPELSTRATAGSETLESDVSDTLARFRSTPQHAHKCTTSIAPQVRWSITNKSTVPERAAKTISICTYNMCYLYLPPLNHVLYKIS